Genomic segment of Bacteroides stercoris ATCC 43183:
AGGTAGGTTTGCAGGCACGTCTTATGTCACAGGCTCTGCGTAAGCTGACATCTGCCGTTAGCAAAACCCGTACAACTTGTATCTTCATCAACCAGCTCCGTGAAAAAATCGGCGTAATGTTCGGTAATCCTGAAACGACCACCGGCGGTAACGCATTGAAGTTCTATGCTTCCGTACGTCTTGACATCCGTGGTGGCCAAGCTATCAAGAATGGCGAGGAGGTTATCGGCAAGCAGACCAAAGTGAAAGTTGTAAAGAACAAGGTAGCTCCTCCTTTCCGTCGTGCAGAATTCGACATCATGTTCGGTGAAGGCATCTCACGTGCTGGAGAAATCATCGATTTGGGTGCGGAACTGGGCATCATCAAGAAAAGTGGTTCCTGGTTCAGTTATAATGATACTAAAATCGCACAAGGACGCGATGCCGCCAAACAGGTTATTCTCGATAACCCGGAACTGGCGGAGGAACTGGAAGGACTCATTTTCGAGGAATTGAAAAAAGAGAAGTAATCCTTAACTGAAAGGTTAAAAGTTTGGATTTTAAGACACAAAGAACTGGTTTGTTTATAATATGCTTTAGGCACTTTCCGGTTGTTCTTTTGTCTTAAAATCCAAATTTGTTTTACATATATGAGAAGAGACACCATATAACTATTCCGAAAGCAGATATTCACAATATCAAGCAATTAATGACAAATGGTTCATATTCGTTCTTCTTGTTATCTATCCTCATTCAAAAAAATAATATCCTCATAAAAGATACCATCATCGGAAAAATCCATAAAATGAAACTATTCATCTTACAAAACATTTTTTGTTATCAAAAGCCCCCACCTTAACACCCCAAACACCACACCTTAACAACTGAAATGCCACAGCATAACATACTAAAGTCCTAAGGTTTAGGGAGCAAACTCCTGCAATTTAAAGAGCTAAGGTGAGGTGTTTATGTTACTAGTTTCACACGCTATCCGTATATTGACAGGCGACTATCACCTCTTTTACAAATACAAAAATACACGAAATGATAATAGAACAAAGAAGAAAATGTTCAGAAATCAGCAGAAATCATACATTTACAAAGATATGTAATATAAAAACCAGAAACGTATAATCCATAACCAATCGTCTGCAATCAATTATCTTATACACTTCGCATTAACAGTTATTTATATATTTATTTTTACAATATTGTTGTTTTATCAATTATTTTATAATATTTTTGCCACGCAACAAACAAAAAATCATAAATAGTGTATGGCATTAATAACGTACATTCTTATTGCGATACCGGTATGTCTACTGGCTATCATTCTATGGCTATATTTCAATTATTGGAAATATAAACGCAAGAATCATTTCATATTCCTGATACTTCTTTTTTATCCGGTATTGTCGTATGCACAATATATGGACAAAACGCAATGCAAAATTTCATTTTCATCGCATGCAAACCAGGCGGGAAAATTGGAATATACCCAAGACGGAATAATTTACCGTTTTACGCCGGAAAGCAATGCGTGGAAAATAACCATCAAAAATAATACGAACAAGAATGCACGGATAAATTGGGAAAAAGGCAGTTTTATCATTAATGGAAAAGCTTCCGGAATCAGTTTGTATCCTTTTACATCCGATGATCCCCCTACGGATGTTATCAAAGAAAAATCTGAAATAACCCGAACCGTTACTGCATCCAACTTAATAAAAGGGAAAAAGGTTAATAAAATATATAGTAAACGCAATCTGAAGAGAAATGGACGGACGTCCGTCAACATTGCTTTGCCAATCGGTATCGGCAATAAACCGCAGTTTTTCCATATATTCAATTTTATTGTAACAGCTAACTAACTATGACTTTCCAATATATTATCAACCATTTGCATGAACCGCATTTGTGGTGTATTGTACTGACCGCCCCACACGCCGAACTCAATATCCAAAAGAAACTGGAACAACAAGGGTTTATCACTTATGTTCCAACAATTTCAGTTCGGCGCAGTTGGGCCGGATGTATAAAAGAAATACACATCCCGACAATAGCAAGATGTGTATTTGTATATGCAACCAAGGAAGAAATGCAAGAGATGCAAAAGGAATATACCGCCTTATCTCTGCAAACCGTTACAGCTTTATATCAAAGCCAATAAATTCTTTCTAAAAACAAATTTATAAATATACCTACGAATCATTTCAACACATCAGAGATTCTCTTTTTCAAGTTCAATTTTGCCAAATCCTCCGGTTTTAATTCCAACTCCACCAACACCTTAGCGGTAGCGACATTATATGAGGATTCTTTTATATCACAATTTGTCTGTCCTTCATGTAAAGAGTATAGCATAGCAAAGTCATAGTTCAATGCTCTTGAAACGTTGTATAACGTATCCGTATCAATACTTTTCCGTGTCAACATATAATCGACACTTTGAGGTCTAACACCCAATCTTCTTGCAAGTTCAGCCTTAGTAATCTGGTTATCAGCCATAACACTCCTGATAACCTCGCCAATATATATATTACTCTTTTCCATTTCAATGAAGATACGAATTAATTAGCCACACTAAAACTACTTGAATAATAATTTGTCTGTATATAAGTTCGTTTTAATCCATAATTTATTTGTTTTATCAATTAATTTATGATATTTTTGCCGCGTATTCATATAAATAAAAAGATAATACATATAATGCCATGACATTGAGTAGTTGCATTCTCATTACAATCCCGGTCTGTATATCAGCCATCCTTATGCAGACTTACTTTGACAGCCGAAAATACAAACGGATACCTCATCTCATTGTTTTATTGTCATTCCTGTTTCCCACCTTATCACATGCACAATACATCGACAACGAAAACTGCCGCATTTCATTCAAATCATATGAAAACCATCAAGGGAAACTGGAATATAACAAAGAGGGAATTATTTATCAATTCATTCCGAACAGCAATGCATGGAAAGTCATCATCAAAAACAACACCGATGAAACCGTATGGCTAAACTGGAAACAAGCCGGTTTCATTGTTAACGGAAGGGCGTCAGGCATCAGCCTCTACCCTTTTACAACAGACGAAGCTCCTTTGGAAACCATCAAACACAACCAGGAAATAAACCGCACAATTACAGCAACCAACTTAATTACGGAAAAAGGTATCAGCAAAATATATCACAAAAAGAAATTCAGAAAAAACGGAAGAACTTCAGTCACCATCGTTTTTCCAATGACAGTCGGTAATAAACCGCAATTTTTCCACACTTTCAATTTTACAGTAACAAAAGACAACTAACTATGACTTTTCAATATATCATCCATCACTTAGATAAGCCACATTCGTGGTTTATCGTATTGACCAACCCACACACCGAACTGAATACCAAAAAGAAACTGGAGCAGCAAGGTTTTATTACCTACGTCCCATTGGTTTCGGTTCGGCGATGCTGGGAAGGGTGTATAAAAGAAATACACATCCCGGCGATAGCGAGATGTGTATTTGTATATGCAACTGACGAAAATGTACTGAGAATGCAGAAAGAATATACCATACTGAATCCTCAAGCCGTTGCAGCCTTATATCAAGACCAATAAATATAAGCCAGTGTACTGACACTGATAACTACCCAAAGCAGAATACCCTGTACAAGCGGTTTGATACCTACTGCTTTCAGGACATCACGGGAAAGGGAAGCTCCTATAAAGAACAATGTTATTGTCAATGCCTTACGGGCAATACTGTTGATTCCCGCACCGATTAAAGCCCCTGTCTCGGAAAGATTCAAGACATAGGTATTGACAATCATTGCCAAAACAAAGAAGAAGATAAACCAGGGTATACTGATTTTCTGCCCTTTACTTTTGAAAATAAATGAAGTAGCAATTGCCAACGGAATAATCCAAAGCGCACGGGTCAGCTTGATAGTAGTAGCTACCCGCAACGCCTCCTCACCATAGGCAGCACCCGCACCAACTACCGAACTGGTGTCATGAATGGCAATGGCAGCCCATGTACCGAACTCATGCTGGCTCATATTCAAGGCATGACCTATTACAGGAAATATGAACAATGCAATCGCATTCAAAATAAAAATCGTACCCAAAGCCACAGACATTTCACTGTCTTTTGCCCTCAACACAGGACCTACCGCCGCGATAGCGCTACCACCGCAAATAGCCGTACCAGAGCTGATCAGATAAGAAGTGTCACGATCTACTTTCAGAAACTTACGACCAATAACCCAGCCGATAAGTAATGTACCTACCACAGAGATAACCGTAAACTCCATACCTT
This window contains:
- a CDS encoding transcription termination/antitermination NusG family protein; this translates as MTFQYIINHLHEPHLWCIVLTAPHAELNIQKKLEQQGFITYVPTISVRRSWAGCIKEIHIPTIARCVFVYATKEEMQEMQKEYTALSLQTVTALYQSQ
- a CDS encoding helix-turn-helix domain-containing protein; its protein translation is MEKSNIYIGEVIRSVMADNQITKAELARRLGVRPQSVDYMLTRKSIDTDTLYNVSRALNYDFAMLYSLHEGQTNCDIKESSYNVATAKVLVELELKPEDLAKLNLKKRISDVLK
- a CDS encoding transcription termination/antitermination NusG family protein, translated to MTFQYIIHHLDKPHSWFIVLTNPHTELNTKKKLEQQGFITYVPLVSVRRCWEGCIKEIHIPAIARCVFVYATDENVLRMQKEYTILNPQAVAALYQDQ
- a CDS encoding YeiH family protein, which produces MASTRTLAKSINMSFLQNNNKIIYVSLLVILSFFLFLDYIPGMHAYSAWVTPPVALFLGLSFALLCGQAHPKFNKKISKYLLQYSVVGLGFGMNLQASLASGKEGMEFTVISVVGTLLIGWVIGRKFLKVDRDTSYLISSGTAICGGSAIAAVGPVLRAKDSEMSVALGTIFILNAIALFIFPVIGHALNMSQHEFGTWAAIAIHDTSSVVGAGAAYGEEALRVATTIKLTRALWIIPLAIATSFIFKSKGQKISIPWFIFFFVLAMIVNTYVLNLSETGALIGAGINSIARKALTITLFFIGASLSRDVLKAVGIKPLVQGILLWVVISVSTLAYIYWS